From a region of the Bradyrhizobium sp. KBS0727 genome:
- a CDS encoding PepSY domain-containing protein, with the protein MRKYIMPIVAVVALGMATPAITPAMAYDAGGILSMQEALEVAANTGLTTVSHTQFAGDKWEIQGRDRAGRYIEVAVEASTGDVLWVNR; encoded by the coding sequence ATGCGAAAATACATCATGCCAATCGTCGCGGTCGTGGCGCTGGGAATGGCAACACCGGCCATAACACCGGCCATGGCGTATGACGCGGGCGGTATTCTTTCGATGCAGGAAGCGCTGGAAGTTGCGGCCAATACTGGTTTGACCACGGTATCCCATACTCAATTTGCCGGCGACAAATGGGAAATCCAGGGGCGGGACAGGGCGGGCCGCTACATCGAGGTGGCAGTCGAAGCCTCTACCGGTGATGTGCTCTGGGTCAACCGGTAG
- a CDS encoding glycosyltransferase family 2 protein yields the protein MDNDPAASAAAPAVSVVIATYNRTHTLRHAVQSVCDSSFGDWELIVVGDACTDDTAECVASFGDPRIRFVNLPERSGDQSAPNNHGVALSRGKYLAFLNHDDIYLPDHLATCVAELEQSGADLVWVPCAVARPKAAADSGRPFSFALIGVPQTASGFSPFATCLASSWVFRRGLADRVGPWQPADRLHVTPSMDWLFRAWRSGAVLRFLPAVTVIVVLAGPRPGSYARTTSPEHDLITRSLREDPRYRERILQEAAVNEAMDRFRNERYPQVRLLRPLLLRPIYWLLIRAGIHPLTLPHAIVYGRRGGLVRKHRAITGAE from the coding sequence GTGGACAATGACCCCGCCGCATCGGCCGCGGCGCCGGCGGTTTCCGTCGTCATAGCAACCTACAACAGGACCCACACGCTCCGGCACGCCGTGCAGAGCGTCTGCGATTCGTCGTTCGGCGACTGGGAGCTCATTGTCGTCGGCGATGCCTGCACCGACGATACCGCCGAATGCGTTGCATCCTTTGGCGACCCGCGGATCCGCTTTGTCAATTTGCCTGAACGCAGCGGCGACCAGTCCGCTCCCAACAATCACGGCGTGGCCCTGTCGCGCGGAAAATATCTCGCGTTCCTGAACCACGACGACATCTATCTTCCCGACCATCTCGCCACCTGCGTGGCTGAGCTGGAGCAAAGCGGCGCCGACCTCGTCTGGGTGCCGTGCGCCGTCGCCCGCCCCAAGGCCGCGGCCGATAGCGGCCGTCCGTTCTCATTCGCCCTTATCGGCGTCCCCCAGACCGCTTCCGGTTTTTCTCCCTTTGCCACCTGTCTGGCCTCGTCGTGGGTGTTTCGGCGAGGTCTCGCCGATCGCGTCGGGCCGTGGCAGCCGGCGGACAGGCTGCACGTGACGCCGTCGATGGACTGGCTGTTTCGGGCGTGGCGTTCCGGGGCCGTGCTGCGATTCCTGCCCGCTGTAACGGTGATCGTCGTACTCGCAGGGCCGCGGCCCGGCAGCTATGCGCGTACAACCAGCCCGGAGCATGATCTGATCACCAGATCGCTTCGGGAGGATCCGAGATACCGGGAGCGAATTCTGCAGGAAGCGGCTGTGAACGAAGCGATGGATCGATTTCGCAACGAGCGGTATCCGCAAGTCAGGCTGCTGCGGCCGCTGTTACTACGGCCGATCTACTGGCTGCTGATTCGGGCGGGAATTCATCCGCTGACACTGCCGCACGCCATCGTGTATGGCCGCCGGGGCGGGCTTGTTCGAAAGCATCGAGCGATCACCGGCGCGGAATGA
- a CDS encoding dTDP-4-dehydrorhamnose 3,5-epimerase family protein — protein MPLAGWMYIRMPDPSPLDKLATATMKKTPTIPIRDCAPVAVKANADDRGCLFEIFREEWVGAFKTVQWNACSSRAGVMRGVHVHVDYDEFYTLPMGRVFIALRDIRKASPTFGNSIGLEWSAADGFAIPVPAGVAHAVFFLDDSVLAFGLSGYWKAELDVLGCRWDDLDPSLKWPVESARLSSRDTESGSFADMVTQYEAMSFIA, from the coding sequence TTGCCTCTCGCGGGCTGGATGTATATTCGGATGCCAGACCCGTCGCCCTTGGACAAGCTTGCTACGGCCACGATGAAAAAAACGCCGACGATTCCGATCCGGGACTGCGCGCCTGTCGCGGTGAAAGCCAACGCCGACGATCGCGGTTGCCTGTTCGAGATTTTCCGGGAGGAATGGGTCGGGGCTTTCAAGACCGTGCAGTGGAACGCCTGCAGCTCGCGGGCCGGCGTCATGCGCGGCGTCCATGTCCATGTGGACTATGACGAGTTCTACACCCTGCCGATGGGCCGGGTTTTCATCGCGCTCCGGGATATCCGAAAGGCGTCGCCGACATTCGGCAACAGCATCGGCCTCGAATGGTCGGCCGCCGACGGCTTCGCCATTCCGGTGCCCGCGGGCGTTGCCCACGCGGTATTTTTCCTCGACGACTCCGTTCTCGCCTTTGGTCTAAGCGGGTACTGGAAGGCCGAACTCGATGTGCTGGGCTGCCGCTGGGATGATCTCGACCCGTCGTTGAAATGGCCGGTGGAGAGCGCACGGCTTTCATCCCGGGATACGGAGTCGGGATCATTTGCCGATATGGTGACCCAATATGAGGCGATGTCGTTTATTGCCTGA